The Sporocytophaga myxococcoides genome includes a window with the following:
- a CDS encoding zinc ribbon domain-containing protein YjdM, whose protein sequence is MTEENKPCPQCKSPYGYLSGSLMMCPECGHEWDPNEVEETGLVVKDANGNILKDGDSVVVVKNLPVKGSPQPVKAGTKVKNIKLVEGDHNIDCKIDGFGSMALKSEFVKKA, encoded by the coding sequence ATGACAGAAGAAAACAAACCATGCCCTCAATGCAAATCACCTTATGGGTATTTAAGCGGATCATTGATGATGTGCCCGGAATGTGGGCACGAGTGGGATCCTAATGAAGTAGAAGAAACAGGACTTGTAGTAAAGGATGCGAATGGAAATATTCTGAAAGATGGTGATTCTGTAGTGGTAGTCAAAAATTTACCGGTAAAAGGATCTCCACAGCCCGTAAAAGCAGGTACAAAAGTGAAAAACATTAAGTTAGTGGAGGGAGATCACAATATAGATTGCAAAATCGATGGATTTGGCTCTATGGCTTTAAAATCTGAATTTGTAAAGAAGGCTTAG